ATCTTTCCACGCTATAACTGGGCTACTATAATTCGGCTCTTGATCCTGATAAACAGCTCCTCCCTGAAGTATGGTTCGTTCATTTCCAGAACTGATCTCTCGGATTTGAACCTTGTATTTACCCGCGTTATTTATCACATAAGCCAGGTTAAGCCCATCAGGACTAAATTTGATATCGTTGATTTTACCGATCACCTTGGGAGAGGTAGAAGCAATTGCTCCTTTCTGATCAATATCAATGAAATTATTATATACCTGTTCATTAACAGTAATGTAATACTTCTTCCATTCTTCTTTGAATGAATTGTAGTTTAAGCCTACTGTATTGGCAATACTATTTTCCTCATTTCTATTGATTCGGGAGAGGTTTAAAATACTCGAGATATACCTTCTTCCATAGCGCTCAGCAATGTAATTCCAAACTGATTGCCCCACTAAAGCCGCTTCTCTTTCCTTCAGTTTCAATAGTTTCGGGTTATCTTCCTCTTTTAAATAATGTCTGACAAAATCATCCATTTCAAGACTCCATCCTGAAGCCAAATAAAGAGCAATTCCATCTATATACCATTCCGGAAATCCATTCACTAAGTTGGACTGAAACGCATCCCCTACAGAAGAACCATAAAGCATTTCCTCAATAATAATTTTTGAGGTTGCATAAATTAAATCCTCTTTAAACTTATCCACCTCACCTTTATAGGAAACCTCTGCGATAAGTCTGTTAAAGTCTGTTTGCCCTTCTTCATAAAGCTCCATTTTATTCAAATTGAGATTACTTTGAAGCAGTTCTTCAGGTGAGTTGTAAAGGTAGATTTTTGGCTTTGTATAGGCTACATAGCCTATCATTTGGGTCAATCGATCAAATTCACTTTCCAAATATTCAATCGCCATTTTTGCATTGGCACCCCCACGATCATAATAGTACACTTCAAAGTTGTTTGAAGTGTAATAGTACCAATCAAATTGCTGGTGTTGAATTCTGTTTTTACCAAACTTTTCCTGGTCAAATTGTCCCAGAACTAAAAATGAATTCAACCATAAACCAGCAAAAATCAATATTCTGAAAAGGTGATATCGCATTCTTATTGCTGAAAGATGTTTTTTAAATATAATTAAAATACCTAGCTATGTCTACTTCCTTGGAAATGGATGTTTTTTCCAATAAAAAGCTACACATTAATTTACTAAAATAAGGAACTAAAGAAACTCCTTTGGCCCCAAAACCATCGAATATGTAAACGCTCTCGGCCTCAGGATGTTTTCCCAAAAATGGTTTTCGGTCTCTTGTAGCCGGTCTAATTCCAGTTTTATGAGAAATAATTTCATCTACTGGTAAAGAGATTAAATCTTTCAACCTTCCCAAAATTTCTTCTTTTGCACTTTCTGTGGGTCCCTCCTCTAAGTCATGTTTGGTGTAAGTCGATCCTACTCGATGAACCCCGTCACCCAAATGAATTCGGAAAACACCTCTATTTACGATGTAATCCGGGCAAAAGGCTTGTCTTACTTCCAAAATTTCTCCCTTAACCGGGGCAAATGGCAGAAAATTAAAAAAAGACGAGTTCATGGCTCCAAGACCATTGCAAAATATTATTGCTTTTGTTTTGATGTCTTTATACTTCCAAAAACCATCTTCTCTGGACAACTCTTTTTCATCAAAATATTCCTGAATCAACTTTTCTCCAAAATAGTCTTGCATTCCTTCAAGCATTTGATTGATAGCTAGCCAGCCTGAATTCTTAAGCATCACACCACCATAAATATCATTCAAATTTTCGCCTTGACTTTCAGTGTAGATTTTTTCTAAATATTCCTGAAAGCCAGCTTCAGCACTATGTCCCATCCATTCATTTTGCTCCTCGATGGTAAGAAATGGCCTGTAAATATTTTGTTTATGGATAAATTTCCTTCCTGTCTCCGCTTCTAACAAATTATAGAAAGGTTCGATCTCAGGAAATAGCAAATCTGCATTCCATGTTTTTACCATTTTTCGGCCTGTGACAGGGTTAAACAAACCCGCCGCCACTCTACTTGACTGGTTTCCTTTGGGTTGATCAATGATACAGACTTTTTTTCCTGCTTTCATTAATCTAAAAGCCAGCGCTGTGCCGGCAATCCCCTGCCCGATTAGCAAAAAATCTATTTCCATGGCTCAAATTAAAGGTATAATTCTTTATTTTGTTGACTTAGCCCAGACAAATACGATGCTTCATATTGCAACTTTTACATTTAATCCTTTTCAAGAAAACACATACCTGCTTTACGACGATTCAGGGGAGGCAGCTTTGGTAGATCCCGGATGCTACGAAGCCCATGAGAAAAAAGAATTAAAGGAGTTTATTCAGGAAAATAAACTTCAGGTAAAGCAACTCCTAAACACCCACTGCCATATCGATCATGTACTAGGAAATGCATGGGCTATGCGCGAGTTTGGCATACCATTACTAATTCACCAAGACGATTTACCGGTTTTGAAATCTGTAGAATCTTATGCGTCAAACTACGGTTTTCCAGCATATGAAGGCTCTGAACCGAGTGGCTTTTTGGAAGAAGGAGAGTTTATTTCCGTTGGAAAAGAAAAGCTCAAGGTTTTGTTTGTTCCTGGTCATGCACCGGGGCATGTGGTATTTTATCATTCAGATTCCAAGCAATTGATTGCTGGAGACACCCTTTTTAGAGGGAGCATCGGCAGAACTGACTTACCTGGTGGCAACCATGAGCTTTTACTTCAAAAGATAAAATCGGAATTATTCAATCTCCCGGATCAAACGGTTGTATTTCCGGGACATGGCCCAGAAACCAACATTGGCTTTGAAAAAGTTCACAACCCATTCGTGGGTCAAAACGCAATGTCTTGAAACTAAAATCCCATATTCCGAATATCATCACCTTGATGAACTTACTTTCCGGCCTAATAGGGATCGTCTGGGTCATAAATGGTAACATTATTTCGGGAGCCTATTTTATACTTTTATCTGCTCTCTTTGATTTTATTGATGGTTTTGCAGCAAGATTATTAAAAGTTCAAGGGGAATTAGGAAAGCAATTAGATTCCTTGGCTGATGTAGTTTCATTTGGCGTTTTACCGGGATTCATACTTTTCTCCATGGCCAAAATCAATGCTGAGATTGATTGGCTGCCATACTTAACCTTGGTATTACCTTTATTATCTGCTTACCGTTTAGCAAAATTCAATATTGACACCAGACAAACAGATCGATTCATTGGCGTTCCTACACCAGCTGCAGCACTTTTTGTAAGCACATTGCCTCATTTTGCAGTAAAATGGGTTAAAATCGGGACTGTTATCACATCTCCTGTGGTTTTAGTGGGAATAGCAATTGTCCTTTCGGTTTTATTGATTTCTGAAATCCCTTTAATAGCATTGAAATTTAAATCCTTCGATTTCTCTTCAAATATTTTCCGCTATATCCTGATTTTTGCCAGTATAGCACTTTTTATTTGGCTTGGTTTGGCGGGCATCCCATTGATAATCCTTGCGTATATTGGCTTATCAGTGATAGAAAATGGAATTAAACGGGAATGATCCCTTTCAAAAATCTTATTGGTTTAGCGATCTTATTTAACATCGCGCTCTCTGAAATTGCTTTTTCTCAAAGTAACTTTTACACTTTTAAAATAACCGAGCCTGGGGTTTACCAAATTACGGCGGAGGAGGCTAAAAAACTTGGAGCTTCCACAATTGAAGAAGTAGCAATTTTTGGGTATCCAGGAATGCTTCCGCAGAAGCTAGATCAAAGTCAACTTTCCCTCCAGGAAATCCCAAGTCTTATATTAAATGGCAGTAAGTATTTCTATTTGGAGGGGCCTCATGTATTTCAAGAAAATGAAGAAATTGGCTGGGAATACAAGCATCATTTGTATTCTGACAGTCTTAGCTATGTAATTCATGTTTCTCACCAAGGGAAATTATTAGAAGAGCAGGAAATAAAAGGCACACCCAAAGACAATGAAGAAATACTTTTTCAGCTAAAAGCTTTCAAAGGAGAAGAAAAAAATATTCTCAATTCGGGCAGGGAATGGTATTCCGAACCTATTTTTCCTGGAAGCTCAAAAACCATCTCTGTCTTTACAGATTCGGGGCATCCAGAAAAATGGAAACTTTTTGGAAAACTAATGGCAAGTTCGGTTTCTAACTCAATAATTACCGTATTGGCAGACGATAAGCCTATTTATGAACTGCCGATCGATGCCATTCCCACCAGTACTTATGGTGCAAAAGGAAAAGAAGAATTCATTTATACTGAATTTACTCCCACTGAAAATCGACTGGAAAGGATTCGCTTTCCTTTTCAATCAGCAGATTTAAATGCAATGGCCTATTGGAATTACATTGCAGTAGCAATTCCTTTTTCCAGTTTTGATCTAGCTCCTGGAATCTATTACCATTGGAAGAATAGTAGCTATTCCATTAAAACATACTCAAATTTACAATACTGGGATGTGAGCAACTTTTACCACCCAGTTCGAATTAAGGAATCTGATAAAATATCAATTTCTAGCAAAAAGTTAGCAGTTTTTAACCCTTCAGAAGCTCCTAAACTTCTCCGGCAAAAATTAATTCCTGTCTCAATAAAAGAAAATTTAGGGTCTCCCTCTCTCCTCATCATCACCACCGATGAATTTTCGTTTGCAGCAAATAAGCTGAAATCCCATAAAACCAATCTTGGGATAAACACTGAGGTGGTGTTTCTCAAGGATATTTACAATTCATTTTCCTACGGAAATAAGGACATTACTGGGATCCGAAATTTTATCGCAAAGATCTATCAAGAAAGCAAATCGCTAAAAAATGTCTTGATCCTTGGGAAAGGCACTTTTGATTATAAAGGAAAGTTGGGAGGCAGACCCAACATCGTCCCCACTTATAGCAGTAGAAACAGCTTAGATCCTTTAAAATCATATAGCTCCGACGATTATTATGCCCTGATCGATTTTGGTCAAGGGATGTGGGAAGAAACGTTGGCAGGTGATGAAAGCCTACAAATTGGAATTGGAAGGTTACCAATAATCAATAAGGAGGAGGCCAACCTGGTCGTTGACAAGATTATCAACTATGAGAATTCATCGCAACAAGGTTTTTGGAAAAAAGATATTAGCTTCTTTGCCGACGATGGAGATAAGTCCGTTCATATGCAACATGCGGAATCTTTTTCCTCCTATTTAAATCAAAATAACCCAGAGATTCATCAAAATAAACTTTACTTAGATCGTTTTGAGCAAACAAGTGCTGGTGAATCTCAAACTTCTTTTTCAGTAAAAGACGCCCTTCAAAAAACATTGGATGATGGCACTCTTATATTGAATTACATAGGTCATGGAAATGAGTCAACTCTAACCCATGAGGAAGTTTTTCAAGTAAAGGATATTGAAAATTGGCCTGTCCAGAAAAAACTTGCCCTATGGGTTACTGCAACTTGCGAGTTTGGGCGTCATGACAATCCATTTCTGCGTTCAGCTGCGGAAGAATTATTAATTGCACCAAATAAGGGTGCCATAGGCCTGTTAAGTACCGGAAGACCTGTTTTTTCCAATGTCAATTTCTCGCTAAACCAATCTTTTATTCGGTCTGTATTTCAATCAGAAAATGGCATTTATCAAGACTTGGGAGAAATTTATAAACAAACTAAAAATCAAAGCCTGAACGGGTCTCTTAATAGAAATTTCTCTTTAATTGGAGATCCTAGTCTCAAATTAGCAAACCCTGAGCTCAGCATTGAGGTCACCTCTATACAAGATAAAGAGGGGAATTCATTAGAGAATATTCACAGGACGAAAGAGGTAATACTAGAAGCATTATTGATCGACCCACTGACTGGAGCAACTCAATTTGGTTTTGAAGGAACGTATGAGTTGGAAATACTAGGAAAACCTGTGGAAACAGAAACCTTGGGAGATGAAAACAATCCTTTTTCTTTTTCTGAAGACAAAACAGTTCTTTTCAGAGGTAGCGGTATAGTCAGTGAAGGGGAAATAAAATCGACTTTTATCTTACCAAAAGGCATTGATGAGGCTGAAATTTCAGGAAAAATCAGGTTATCGGCCCAAGAGTCAAAAGTAAATGGCTTTGAAGCTTTCGGGTACAGCTCGGCAATTATTTCAAATGAGTCTGGAGATATTATTGATTCGGAAGGCCCAGCAATTGAGGTTTTTGCAAATGGAACAGCTATTCAAAAGCAATCATTTCCCTCGAAGTCTTTAAATATGGAGCTTGTATTTGAAGATTCTTCAGGGATTGATATCTCTGGGCAGTTTGCAGGGCGTAATATTCTGATTCAGGTAAATAATGGAGAAGAAATAAATTTAAATCAGGATTTTGTCGCCTCAGACAATTCCTATAAAAAAGGACAAGTAAGCTTTTTTCTCACGGGTTTAGAGGAAGGAAAAAACCAAATTCTAATCCAAGCTTGGGATAATTTAGGAAATCAAAGTATCTTGAGCTTAGAAATTCTTATTGAGGGAAGTGAGCGGTTTAGGATATTGAATTACCAAACGTATCCTAACCCAACAAACGACGTTAGTAACTTTGTATTGGAGCATAACCGACCTGGAGAAAATATACAAATGACAATTTCTGTATTTCAAACGACAGGTCAGGCAATATATTCGGATTCATTTCGTTTGATCAACGCTGCGGCAAAGATCGAAGACATATCATGGATATTTTTACAAAACCAAACGAAATATCCCGCAAAAGGAACTTATATTTACAAAATAACGCTTCAAACAGAAACCGATAATTCAATGGCGGTAGCAAGCGGTCAAATCGTGATTAAATGAAAATAAAGGCCATTAGAAAAAGGGATTTAGTATTCCTATTAATTTTCACCCTGGCTAGTTTTACAACTTTCGCTCAGAATAGCACTATCATATCGGGGCAAGACCCCTCGAGGAGAGTGATCACTACAGCTGTGCCTTTTTTAAATTTTGCTCCTGATTCAAGACACTCCGCTATGGGGGATGCAGGCGTTGCAACTTCTCCTGATGCAAATTCAGCACATTGGAATGCTGGAAAACTAGCTTTTGTAGATGGAAAAATGGGATTTTCACTTTCCTATTCCCCTTGGCTTGGGAAACTGGTCAATGACATGTCCTTAAGTTACCTCACAGGTTATTTCAAAATCGATGAAGTTTCGACTTTTGGATTTGACTTGAGGTATTTTAATATGGGCGACATCCAATTGACAGACGGTTTAGGGAACGAACTAGGAGAATTTAATCCCAGAGATATTGCTATTGGTGGTACCTATTCCAGAAAACTATCTTCAAACCTTGCTTTGGGTATTTCGGCAAGATTTATTCACTCTAATCTATCTGGAAACATTTCCTCATCTGGTGGAAACGAAAGTAGACCAGGTATCAGTGTAGGGACAGATGTTGGTCTTTACTACCAAAAACCTATCTACTCTGGAGCGAAAGAAGGCACCTGGTCCTGGGGCGTAAGCATCACCAATATTGGTCCTAAAATCACTTATAACAGTGCGGATGACTTAGATTATATTCCCACCAACTTAAAACTGGGAACTGCTTATTCTCTTGATTTGGATCCAATGAACACGATCACATTCGCTCTGGATTTCAACAAATTATTAGTACCCTCACCTCCAATTTATCAGACAAATGAAGATGGATCATTAGTCACTGATGAAAATGGAAACTTGGTAATTGCTCAAGGGAAAGACCCAAATCGCCCGTTAATTTCTGGAATGTTTGGTTCATTCGCAGATGCTCCAGGTGGGTTTTCGGAGGAAATTCAGGAGATCACATTATCTTTTGGTGTAGAATATACTTATGCAGAAAAATTCAATTTAAGGACCGGTTACTTTTTTGAAAATCAAAGCAAAGGTGGTAGAAAATACTTTACCATGGGCGTAGGGTTTGACCTGAAGCGAATAGGATTTGATTTCTCTTACCTCGTTCCACAAAAGCAGAATCACCCTTTAGCTGAAACTTTAAGGTTCTCTTTACTTTATACTATTCCGAACGAATAATGGAATTAGACAGGTCCAAAGCTCCTGAATTTAAGGTTCCGGAGGATTTTGAACTATCCCCACCTCAAAAACTCACATTAGAAAACGGGGCAAACTTATTTTTCACTTACACTCCAAACTTGGAGGTGGTGAAAATTGAAGTAATTGGTTTAGGTAAAAAGGCATCTCTCCCACTTTCCCAACACTTAATCCCAGAATTTGCTTTGGCTTTGCTTCAGGAAGGCATATCCACACTAAATGGGGAAGAACTGGCTGAATATTTTGATTTTCACGCAAGTGAAATTAGTCCTATTCAGACATTCTCGCATGAAGGACTTAGCCTGTTGACTACAAAAGCACACTTAAACCCGGTACTTGAGGT
Above is a window of Algoriphagus machipongonensis DNA encoding:
- a CDS encoding NAD(P)/FAD-dependent oxidoreductase, which translates into the protein MEIDFLLIGQGIAGTALAFRLMKAGKKVCIIDQPKGNQSSRVAAGLFNPVTGRKMVKTWNADLLFPEIEPFYNLLEAETGRKFIHKQNIYRPFLTIEEQNEWMGHSAEAGFQEYLEKIYTESQGENLNDIYGGVMLKNSGWLAINQMLEGMQDYFGEKLIQEYFDEKELSREDGFWKYKDIKTKAIIFCNGLGAMNSSFFNFLPFAPVKGEILEVRQAFCPDYIVNRGVFRIHLGDGVHRVGSTYTKHDLEEGPTESAKEEILGRLKDLISLPVDEIISHKTGIRPATRDRKPFLGKHPEAESVYIFDGFGAKGVSLVPYFSKLMCSFLLEKTSISKEVDIARYFNYI
- the porU gene encoding type IX secretion system sortase PorU, giving the protein MIPFKNLIGLAILFNIALSEIAFSQSNFYTFKITEPGVYQITAEEAKKLGASTIEEVAIFGYPGMLPQKLDQSQLSLQEIPSLILNGSKYFYLEGPHVFQENEEIGWEYKHHLYSDSLSYVIHVSHQGKLLEEQEIKGTPKDNEEILFQLKAFKGEEKNILNSGREWYSEPIFPGSSKTISVFTDSGHPEKWKLFGKLMASSVSNSIITVLADDKPIYELPIDAIPTSTYGAKGKEEFIYTEFTPTENRLERIRFPFQSADLNAMAYWNYIAVAIPFSSFDLAPGIYYHWKNSSYSIKTYSNLQYWDVSNFYHPVRIKESDKISISSKKLAVFNPSEAPKLLRQKLIPVSIKENLGSPSLLIITTDEFSFAANKLKSHKTNLGINTEVVFLKDIYNSFSYGNKDITGIRNFIAKIYQESKSLKNVLILGKGTFDYKGKLGGRPNIVPTYSSRNSLDPLKSYSSDDYYALIDFGQGMWEETLAGDESLQIGIGRLPIINKEEANLVVDKIINYENSSQQGFWKKDISFFADDGDKSVHMQHAESFSSYLNQNNPEIHQNKLYLDRFEQTSAGESQTSFSVKDALQKTLDDGTLILNYIGHGNESTLTHEEVFQVKDIENWPVQKKLALWVTATCEFGRHDNPFLRSAAEELLIAPNKGAIGLLSTGRPVFSNVNFSLNQSFIRSVFQSENGIYQDLGEIYKQTKNQSLNGSLNRNFSLIGDPSLKLANPELSIEVTSIQDKEGNSLENIHRTKEVILEALLIDPLTGATQFGFEGTYELEILGKPVETETLGDENNPFSFSEDKTVLFRGSGIVSEGEIKSTFILPKGIDEAEISGKIRLSAQESKVNGFEAFGYSSAIISNESGDIIDSEGPAIEVFANGTAIQKQSFPSKSLNMELVFEDSSGIDISGQFAGRNILIQVNNGEEINLNQDFVASDNSYKKGQVSFFLTGLEEGKNQILIQAWDNLGNQSILSLEILIEGSERFRILNYQTYPNPTNDVSNFVLEHNRPGENIQMTISVFQTTGQAIYSDSFRLINAAAKIEDISWIFLQNQTKYPAKGTYIYKITLQTETDNSMAVASGQIVIK
- the pssA gene encoding CDP-diacylglycerol--serine O-phosphatidyltransferase, producing MKLKSHIPNIITLMNLLSGLIGIVWVINGNIISGAYFILLSALFDFIDGFAARLLKVQGELGKQLDSLADVVSFGVLPGFILFSMAKINAEIDWLPYLTLVLPLLSAYRLAKFNIDTRQTDRFIGVPTPAAALFVSTLPHFAVKWVKIGTVITSPVVLVGIAIVLSVLLISEIPLIALKFKSFDFSSNIFRYILIFASIALFIWLGLAGIPLIILAYIGLSVIENGIKRE
- the porV gene encoding type IX secretion system outer membrane channel protein PorV translates to MKIKAIRKRDLVFLLIFTLASFTTFAQNSTIISGQDPSRRVITTAVPFLNFAPDSRHSAMGDAGVATSPDANSAHWNAGKLAFVDGKMGFSLSYSPWLGKLVNDMSLSYLTGYFKIDEVSTFGFDLRYFNMGDIQLTDGLGNELGEFNPRDIAIGGTYSRKLSSNLALGISARFIHSNLSGNISSSGGNESRPGISVGTDVGLYYQKPIYSGAKEGTWSWGVSITNIGPKITYNSADDLDYIPTNLKLGTAYSLDLDPMNTITFALDFNKLLVPSPPIYQTNEDGSLVTDENGNLVIAQGKDPNRPLISGMFGSFADAPGGFSEEIQEITLSFGVEYTYAEKFNLRTGYFFENQSKGGRKYFTMGVGFDLKRIGFDFSYLVPQKQNHPLAETLRFSLLYTIPNE
- a CDS encoding MBL fold metallo-hydrolase, which produces MAQIKGIILYFVDLAQTNTMLHIATFTFNPFQENTYLLYDDSGEAALVDPGCYEAHEKKELKEFIQENKLQVKQLLNTHCHIDHVLGNAWAMREFGIPLLIHQDDLPVLKSVESYASNYGFPAYEGSEPSGFLEEGEFISVGKEKLKVLFVPGHAPGHVVFYHSDSKQLIAGDTLFRGSIGRTDLPGGNHELLLQKIKSELFNLPDQTVVFPGHGPETNIGFEKVHNPFVGQNAMS